A window of Corallococcus silvisoli contains these coding sequences:
- the moaC gene encoding cyclic pyranopterin monophosphate synthase MoaC, giving the protein MKMVDVGDKPKTDRVAVATARLRMLPATRERILAGQVEKGDVLAAARLAGIMAAKRTPDFVPLCHPIALAGVDVTLTPVEEGLEVRARVKTVDRTGVEMEALTAACAAALTVYDMCKSVDRGMVIEAVQLDHKSGGRSGTWEREAPAAPSKPAPAPRPGRKTSRPRAGR; this is encoded by the coding sequence GTGAAGATGGTGGACGTCGGCGACAAGCCGAAGACGGACCGCGTGGCGGTGGCCACCGCGCGCCTGCGGATGCTGCCCGCCACGCGCGAGCGCATCCTCGCGGGGCAGGTGGAGAAGGGGGACGTGCTCGCGGCGGCGCGGCTCGCGGGCATCATGGCCGCCAAGCGCACCCCGGACTTCGTGCCCCTCTGCCACCCCATCGCGCTCGCGGGCGTGGACGTGACGCTCACGCCGGTGGAGGAGGGCCTGGAGGTCCGCGCGCGGGTGAAGACGGTGGACCGCACCGGCGTGGAGATGGAGGCGCTCACCGCGGCGTGCGCGGCGGCGCTCACCGTCTATGACATGTGCAAGAGCGTGGACCGGGGCATGGTCATCGAAGCCGTGCAACTGGACCACAAGTCCGGCGGACGCTCCGGCACCTGGGAGCGCGAGGCCCCTGCCGCGCCTTCGAAGCCCGCCCCCGCGCCCCGGCCCGGCCGCAAGACGTCCCGGCCTCGCGCCGGGCGGTAG
- a CDS encoding NUDIX hydrolase: MSSAPEPKVKPWTRLRRGLEHDFSVVKVREDIVADPRTNLEHPRVRMECADWVNVIAVTKADQLVMVRQFRFGIDAATLEVPGGCVDPGEDPAAAAARELEEETGYRAGRLEPLGAVHPNPAFQANRCFSFLALDCERVSDGHPDDGEDIAVELYPRSDVPRLILEGHITHSLVVVAFFLERLRADARR; encoded by the coding sequence GTGTCGTCCGCGCCCGAACCGAAGGTGAAGCCCTGGACGCGCCTGCGCCGGGGGCTGGAGCACGACTTCAGCGTGGTGAAGGTGCGCGAGGACATCGTGGCCGACCCGCGCACGAACCTGGAGCACCCGCGCGTGCGGATGGAGTGCGCGGACTGGGTGAACGTCATCGCGGTGACGAAGGCGGACCAGCTGGTGATGGTGCGCCAGTTCCGCTTCGGCATCGACGCGGCGACGCTGGAGGTGCCGGGCGGCTGCGTGGATCCGGGCGAGGACCCGGCCGCGGCCGCCGCGCGGGAGCTGGAGGAGGAGACGGGCTACCGCGCCGGACGGCTGGAGCCGCTGGGCGCCGTGCACCCCAATCCGGCCTTCCAGGCCAACCGGTGCTTCAGCTTCCTGGCGCTCGACTGCGAGCGCGTGAGCGACGGCCATCCGGATGACGGCGAGGACATCGCCGTGGAGCTGTATCCGCGCTCGGACGTGCCCCGGCTCATCCTGGAGGGCCACATCACGCACTCGCTGGTGGTGGTGGCCTTCTTCCTGGAGCGGCTGCGCGCGGACGCCCGGCGCTAG